A window of Ignavibacterium sp. contains these coding sequences:
- a CDS encoding prohibitin family protein, with translation MLFILASLAAIAALFVHINAKKKFNKAEATFSLIGFLVALFIAFAQLFTVIPAGHVGVIDFFGNVSDNTLYPGVNLVNPLANVVKFDARTQELKEEMTVPSKEGLSVQLEISLLYSLSFQNANKIYKTVGEDYVDKIVVPQFRSVVRGVTSKYEARALYTAEREKLAKQIEQELTSLVGPRGVTIEAAALRKITLPPGLTASIEEKLKAEQESQRMQFILEKERLEAERKKIEAQGISDFQKIVSQGISEQLLKWKGIEATEKLANSPNSKIVVIGSGKEGLPIILGGDK, from the coding sequence ATGCTATTTATTTTAGCTTCTCTTGCAGCAATTGCAGCTTTGTTTGTGCATATAAATGCAAAGAAAAAATTCAACAAAGCCGAAGCTACTTTTTCACTAATCGGATTTTTAGTTGCATTGTTCATCGCATTTGCGCAATTGTTCACAGTCATCCCAGCCGGACATGTTGGAGTAATTGATTTTTTTGGTAATGTTAGTGATAACACTCTCTATCCCGGAGTTAACTTAGTTAATCCTCTTGCAAATGTTGTTAAGTTCGATGCAAGAACACAAGAGTTAAAAGAAGAAATGACGGTGCCTTCAAAAGAAGGTTTGAGTGTTCAGTTAGAAATTAGTTTACTTTATTCTTTAAGTTTTCAGAATGCGAATAAGATTTACAAAACTGTTGGCGAAGACTATGTTGACAAGATTGTTGTGCCGCAATTTCGTTCAGTTGTAAGAGGTGTAACATCAAAATATGAAGCAAGAGCTTTATACACAGCTGAAAGAGAAAAACTCGCTAAACAAATTGAACAGGAACTTACATCTTTAGTCGGTCCGCGCGGAGTAACTATTGAAGCTGCAGCATTAAGAAAAATTACCCTTCCTCCAGGACTTACAGCATCAATTGAAGAGAAGCTTAAAGCTGAGCAGGAAAGTCAGAGAATGCAATTTATTCTTGAAAAGGAAAGACTCGAAGCAGAACGAAAAAAGATTGAAGCACAAGGAATATCTGATTTTCAGAAAATTGTTTCGCAAGGAATTAGTGAACAACTTTTAAAATGGAAAGGCATCGAAGCAACTGAGAAGCTTGCAAACTCTCCTAATTCAAAGATTGTTGTAATTGGATCCGGCAAAGAAGGTTTACCAATAATTCTTGGTGGTGATAAATAA
- a CDS encoding ferritin-like domain-containing protein, which translates to MATRQEIAKELQKSYWMEIETVMNYISNSVNLDGVRAEEIKKSLAVDIAEELTHAQTLAKRIKELDGLVESSMHFKAEQKSLQTKDDTTDVVSVIEGVIEAEKGAIEQYNKIIKLCEGVDYVTQDMVIGLLAQEESHLREFKGFLKEYKK; encoded by the coding sequence ATGGCAACAAGACAAGAAATAGCAAAAGAACTTCAAAAAAGTTATTGGATGGAAATAGAAACAGTGATGAATTACATTTCCAACTCAGTTAATCTTGATGGTGTAAGAGCAGAGGAAATAAAAAAATCTCTGGCAGTTGACATTGCCGAGGAATTAACTCACGCTCAGACTCTTGCAAAAAGAATAAAAGAACTGGATGGACTTGTTGAAAGTTCAATGCACTTTAAAGCTGAGCAGAAATCTCTGCAAACAAAAGATGATACCACTGATGTTGTATCTGTAATTGAAGGAGTGATTGAAGCTGAAAAAGGTGCAATTGAGCAATACAACAAAATCATCAAACTTTGCGAAGGTGTTGATTATGTTACTCAGGATATGGTAATCGGTTTGCTTGCTCAGGAAGAATCACACTTACGGGAGTTCAAGGGCTTTTTAAAGGAATATAAAAAGTAA